In one Candidatus Acidiferrales bacterium genomic region, the following are encoded:
- a CDS encoding T9SS type A sorting domain-containing protein: MRYFRYIKSFSRLKHSGMTLLALSLAFVYSMAIAQTTNGTSPWMMRQTKEDSLWGYHHHLNSAYEADGKFQRMPSASKSGSGKLVSTMISPGNRKTVDDGTTTLQTNLPITNDQVYELLFDAKHNLIYLGGVFSYVGPNTGYGVALDTATGNVESGFPYVSGEVFAAAPDGSGGWYIGGSFTSVGGIKLFNLAHINADKSVDASWDPNPHDTVWALKVSGSTVYVGGEFNDGGVPGVTIGGADRNYIAAISASGTGSATSWNPNANGWVYALATSPDGDTVYAAGWFTALAGGTVTRNHIAAIDASTGNATSWDPNANDDVFGLAVSSDGKTVYAVGRFNGTGSIGGADRNHIAAIDASTGNATSWNPNVNNIVTALAFSADGTIIYCGGGFTKVGDSTRNQLAAISLSTGNATNWDPNVNGPVFSLAVSPNGTGGSTVYAGGDFTTLAGGAVARNRIAAIDASTGTVTSWNPNAGGDVGALAVSGSTVYACVAFPSVGGQTRNNIAAVDASTGNVTSWNPNANSTVSALALSPDGNTVYAGGSFTSVGAQTRNYIAAISASTGSATPWNPNANADVYALAVSPDGTIIYCGGGFSNVGDSTRNYIAAIAATGTGAATGWDPNANGGVFALALSPDGNTVYAGGGFGDFSGFLGTGTIGGAMRNGIAAIDANPSSITYGKAITTWNPNANGDVLALAVSSDGNTIYAGGDFTMLEGLTVTRSYIAAIDADGTLKGWNPNADGSVLALAVDGSTVYAAGWFRTLAGLTVTRGCIAAIDASGNATSWDPKLNPNGDDYVDAIALSFTNKRVYIGGLFQSVEGTDSYNFAGMDNPGDVSLPVQATDFNATSDVGSVTLSWSTQSEVNNAGFNVLRQSISDVGLRIADWETIANYKTDDGLKGLGTSTTGRAYQFVDTKVKSGAAYNYKIQSVNSQSMATSDLTTLSVTVDVPKSYALYQNYPNPFNPSTTIRFDLKEQSSVALDIYNVLGQRVLEYNYGTMNAGRYDENIYMDRFASGVYFYRIAAQGNDGEKFVSIKKLVLMK; the protein is encoded by the coding sequence ATGAGATATTTTCGTTACATTAAGTCTTTTTCCCGACTGAAACATTCGGGAATGACGTTATTAGCCCTGTCGCTGGCATTTGTCTATTCCATGGCAATTGCGCAGACGACAAATGGCACATCCCCATGGATGATGCGGCAAACCAAGGAGGATTCCCTTTGGGGGTACCACCATCACTTAAATAGTGCTTACGAGGCGGATGGAAAATTTCAGCGAATGCCTTCCGCGAGTAAGTCAGGCAGCGGCAAATTGGTATCCACCATGATTTCTCCGGGGAACAGGAAAACGGTTGATGATGGAACAACCACACTTCAAACGAATCTTCCGATTACAAATGACCAGGTGTATGAACTGCTTTTTGATGCAAAACACAACCTCATCTATCTTGGCGGGGTGTTCAGTTACGTCGGACCCAATACCGGCTATGGAGTTGCTCTTGATACTGCAACAGGAAATGTGGAATCGGGCTTCCCGTATGTAAGCGGAGAAGTTTTTGCTGCGGCACCGGACGGGTCAGGGGGATGGTATATCGGCGGAAGTTTTACCTCTGTTGGTGGCATAAAACTCTTCAATCTCGCACATATCAACGCGGACAAAAGTGTCGACGCAAGCTGGGATCCGAATCCGCACGATACAGTTTGGGCGCTTAAAGTCTCCGGATCAACAGTTTATGTGGGTGGAGAATTCAATGACGGTGGCGTTCCTGGAGTGACCATCGGCGGTGCGGACAGGAATTACATCGCAGCCATATCCGCATCAGGTACTGGCTCAGCGACAAGCTGGAACCCAAACGCGAACGGTTGGGTCTATGCTCTTGCGACCTCCCCCGATGGCGATACGGTTTATGCGGCTGGATGGTTCACGGCTCTCGCGGGTGGAACGGTAACCAGAAATCATATAGCCGCTATAGACGCATCCACGGGTAATGCGACAAGCTGGGATCCCAATGCGAACGATGATGTCTTTGGGCTTGCGGTTTCCTCCGACGGGAAGACAGTTTATGCGGTTGGACGTTTCAACGGTACTGGCAGCATTGGCGGTGCCGACAGAAATCACATCGCAGCGATAGACGCATCGACGGGTAATGCGACAAGCTGGAATCCGAATGTGAACAATATTGTAACTGCACTTGCATTTTCTGCTGATGGCACGATTATCTATTGCGGTGGAGGATTCACGAAAGTTGGCGACTCGACGAGGAATCAACTCGCAGCTATAAGCTTATCTACAGGTAATGCGACAAACTGGGATCCAAATGTGAACGGCCCCGTATTTTCTCTTGCCGTCTCTCCCAATGGGACAGGCGGGTCAACCGTTTATGCGGGTGGAGATTTCACGACTCTTGCGGGTGGAGCAGTAGCCAGAAATCGTATAGCAGCTATAGATGCATCTACAGGTACTGTGACAAGCTGGAATCCGAATGCGGGCGGTGATGTCGGGGCTCTTGCAGTCTCTGGCTCAACAGTCTATGCCTGCGTAGCTTTCCCGAGTGTCGGCGGACAGACGAGAAATAATATCGCAGCCGTGGATGCATCAACAGGAAATGTGACAAGCTGGAATCCGAATGCGAACAGTACTGTTTCTGCTCTTGCGCTTTCTCCCGATGGCAATACGGTTTATGCAGGTGGAAGCTTCACAAGTGTTGGGGCACAGACGAGAAATTACATCGCAGCAATATCTGCGTCAACTGGTAGTGCGACACCATGGAACCCGAATGCGAACGCCGACGTCTATGCACTTGCGGTCTCTCCAGATGGCACAATTATCTATTGTGGTGGAGGTTTCTCGAACGTTGGCGACTCGACGAGGAATTACATTGCAGCCATAGCTGCAACAGGCACTGGCGCAGCCACAGGCTGGGATCCGAATGCGAACGGCGGTGTCTTTGCGCTTGCGCTTTCTCCCGATGGCAATACGGTTTATGCGGGCGGAGGCTTCGGGGACTTTAGTGGTTTCTTGGGAACGGGGACCATTGGCGGTGCGATGAGGAACGGCATCGCTGCGATAGATGCAAATCCGAGCAGCATAACCTATGGAAAAGCCATCACAACTTGGAATCCGAATGCGAACGGCGATGTTTTGGCACTCGCGGTTTCTTCCGATGGTAACACGATTTATGCGGGTGGAGACTTCACGATGCTTGAGGGTCTAACTGTGACGAGAAGTTACATTGCAGCGATAGATGCGGATGGCACTCTGAAAGGATGGAATCCGAATGCGGACGGTTCCGTACTTGCTCTTGCCGTAGATGGCTCGACAGTCTATGCGGCTGGATGGTTCAGGACTCTCGCGGGCCTAACTGTGACGAGGGGCTGCATTGCGGCGATAGATGCATCAGGTAATGCGACAAGCTGGGATCCGAAATTGAATCCGAATGGAGACGATTACGTCGATGCTATTGCGCTCTCATTCACAAATAAGAGAGTGTATATAGGCGGACTTTTCCAGTCGGTTGAAGGAACAGACTCCTACAATTTCGCCGGCATGGATAACCCGGGAGACGTTTCACTTCCCGTTCAGGCGACGGACTTCAATGCAACATCCGATGTCGGTTCGGTTACGCTTTCATGGAGCACACAATCGGAAGTCAATAACGCGGGATTCAATGTGCTAAGGCAAAGCATTTCGGATGTCGGATTGCGTATTGCGGATTGGGAAACAATCGCAAACTACAAGACAGACGACGGTTTGAAAGGACTTGGCACAAGCACGACTGGGAGAGCGTACCAGTTTGTCGATACGAAAGTGAAGTCGGGAGCCGCTTACAATTACAAGATCCAGAGCGTCAACTCACAATCAATGGCAACGAGTGACTTAACGACTCTTTCCGTGACCGTTGACGTTCCGAAATCTTATGCTCTTTACCAGAACTATCCAAACCCGTTCAACCCAAGTACCACGATACGATTTGACCTAAAGGAACAATCGAGTGTTGCCCTGGATATTTACAATGTACTCGGACAGAGAGTTCTCGAGTACAACTATGGGACAATGAATGCCGGAAGATACGACGAGAACATATACATGGACAGATTTGCGAGTGGAGTTTACTTTTACAGGATAGCAGCGCAAGGGAATGACGGAGAGAAGTTCGTTTCGATAAAGAAATTGGTGTTGATGAAGTAG